A genome region from Coffea arabica cultivar ET-39 chromosome 7e, Coffea Arabica ET-39 HiFi, whole genome shotgun sequence includes the following:
- the LOC113701541 gene encoding uncharacterized protein produces MASGSEDRCIVELPYAESMECSEKERIGSFSSRSLSHSGSDDEGCLDHPQKGQQVEMLPGILEESVDGWKGGWEDLTAEALRNVEPFTEDELRALCTSLNEFERNRRCVVPYVDPKVWDKYVQEVEESEGFDVFTNPGPTLGYKPITTYKRDKELEKKLIGLAKQALAEKLPCYEFVAIEWVTGYRCAGWVYNITFRARGADAPEGKSFQARVYAGIVDVRVKFCRPKVVKT; encoded by the exons ATGGCTTCTGGCAGCGAAGATCGGTGCATCGTCGAGCTTCCGTACGCGGAATCGATGGAGTGTAGCGAGAAAGAGAGGATCGGCAGCTTCAGCAGCCGCAGCCTCAGCCACAGCGGCAGCGACGATGAGGGCTGTTTGGATCATCCTCAGAAGGGGCAACAGGTAGAGATGCTACCTGGAATTCTTGAAGAGTCGGTGGATGGGTGGAAAGGTGGGTGGGAAGATCTGACAGCTGAGGCTTTGAGAAATGTGGAGCCCTTCACTGAAGATGAGCTGAGGGCGCTATGTACTTCCTTGAACGAATTTGAACGAAATAGGCGTTGCGTTGTCCCCTATGTCGACCCAAAAGTATGGGACAAGTACGTGCAAGAGGTTGAAGAAAGCGAG GGTTTTGACGTGTTTACTAATCCGGGCCCTACTCTGGGCTACAAGCCAATTACCACTTATAAGAGAGATAAAGAACTGGAAAAAAAGCTCATTGGGTTGGCTAAACAGGCCCTAGCGGAG AAGCTACCATGTTATGAATTTGTGGCCATTGAGTGGGTAACTGGATATCGCTGTGCTGGTTGGGTATATAATATAACGTTTCGAGCTCGCGGTGCTGATGCTCCTGAGGGCAAAAGTTTTCAAGCTCGTGTTTATGCTGGAATTGTAGATGTGCGGGTTAAATTCTGCCGCCCCAAAGTGGTTAAAACTTAG
- the LOC113700919 gene encoding uncharacterized protein codes for MRCCYLDAMELVQKYEKSDIFLTMTCNPAWKEIQCNLKYHEKPQDRPDLLARVFRAKFEMLKYELLNRQIFGEVAACVYVIEFQKRGFPHAHLLLILKPQFKLLNPDSYDKVVCAELPDRLQYPHLYSLVVKHMIHGPCGDMDKSCPCMKDGSCKNQYPKIFCPHTTHGEDSYPYYRRRDDGKKAKVRRFTLDNRWVVPYNPYLLALFDCHMNVEICSTIKLVKYLYKYVFKGHDLVSFRIMTDDSGTDTDEIKEFQKGRYISPQEAFWRIYEFRLNEMTPSVYTLQVHLPNQQLVSFPKNSDLLQLLARVDFSKTMLTEFFKMNATNATAENLKCFLSKILSPMIMGDIIFHNYLP; via the coding sequence ATGAGGTGCTGCTATCTTGATGCAATGGAACTTgtacaaaaatatgaaaaatcgGACATTTTTCTTACCATGACCTGCAATCCCGCATGGAAAGAAATTCAATGCAATCTGAAGTATCATGAGAAGCCGCAGGATAGGCCTGATCTTTTAGCTAGAGTTTTTAGAGCTAAATTTGAAATGCTTAAATACGAACTCTTGAATAGGCAGATTTTTGGTGAGGTGGCAGCATGCGTCTATGTTATTGAGTTTCAAAAACGGGGATTTCCACATGCTCATTTGTTACTCATTTTGAAGCCTCAATTTAAGCTGCTCAATCCAGATTCATACGACAAGGTAGTCTGCGCTGAATTACCTGATCGCCTTCAGTATCCTCACCTCTACTCTCTTGTTGTAAAGCATATGATCCATGGTCCTTGTGGAGACATGGATAAAAGTTGCCCCTGTATGAAAGATGGTTCCTGCAAGAAtcaatatccaaaaattttttgCCCTCATACAACCCATGGTGAAGATAGTTACCCATATTATAGAAGAAGGGATGATGGCAAGAAAGCGAAAGTTCGCAGATTCACCCTTGATAATAGGTGGGTTGTGCCTTACAACCCTTATCTTCTTGCTTTGTTCGATTGCCACATGAATGTGGAGATTTGTTCTACCATTAAACTGGTCAAGTACCTGTATAAGTATGTGTTCAAGGGACATGATCTGGTCTCTTTTAGGATTATGACGGATGATAGTGGTACTGATACTGACGAGATTAAAGAGTTCCAAAAAGGTAGATACATTTCACCTCAGGAAGCGTTTTGGCGCATCTATGAGTTCCGTTTAAATGAGATGACCCCATCTGTTTATACTCTCCAAGTTCACCTTCCAAATCAGCAGCTTGTTTCTTTTCCGAAAAACTCAGATTTGCTGCAGTTGTTAGCAAGAGTTGATTTTTCTAAGACCATGCTAACTGAGTTTTTCAAGATGAATGCAACCAATGCAACCGCTGAAAACCTGAAATGTTTTTTGTCGAAGATATTATCTCCTATGATTATGGGAGATATTATCTTCCATAATTATCTCCCATGA